A window of Armatimonadota bacterium genomic DNA:
GCGTGGCCTCACGCAGCCGGGTAGCGCCGTTCACCACGCGCAGGCCACCTGCGCCTCCCGGTCCGGCCAGACTGCCGACGCCGGGATTGTCGTCGAACTGTTCGCCGCGCAGGGCCAGGGCGAAGCCCCGGCCTAGCGCGTAGTGCCCGAAGACCGCAACGCCATCCCAACTACCGCTGACGTGGCGGCCATTGTCGCTGCCGGCGCCGGCGCCGAGGTCCAGCTCCGCGTTGAGTCGCAGGCGCCCTTTTGGCGACCAGCCGGCAAGCAGCTCGTACAACTGCGTGGAGATAGCGCCTTTGCCCTTCGGGACGAGCGGGCCATATATGCCTTCACCCTCATCGCCATCCATTGCGCCCACCGTCAGGTTCCATGCAGGATTGAAGGTGTACGTGATCTGGCCGATCACGCTTTTGGCGCCATTATCATCGGCGATGTCGTTCCAACCGTTCACCAGTTCGGCCACCCACGCAACATGCGAGCTGGAAGTGCTCGTGAACCGGAGCCCGGCATGGTAGAACGGGATCGCGTAGGTAAAGAGCAGTCCGCGAGAGTACGCGTCGTTGCCGCTGCTTTCGATCACCTCGTTTCCAAACGGCGTAACAAATATGCCGGCGTCCACATTGACGGCGGAGGACCCGCCGCCAAACGGCACCGTGACGTACAACTGCTGCACGCTTTGCCAGGCGCCGGTACCGCCGGGTTCGGTCAGGTGCACCACCGTGGCCGTATCGCCCGCCGTGAGTTTGGCGTCGAAGCCCAGCGGAACCCGCCGTGATGGGCTGACCGCAAAGTTCAGCTCGAACAGGTTCAATCGCAGCGCGTTGACCTGCAGATCGAAGGCGCGCCCACCGAGGTCCTGCCTCAAGCGCACGCCGTCGGTGCCGACAAGCGTGATTGGGACCGTGGAATTCCGCGGGTCGACCTGATAGTAGAGATCGATCAGGCCGTTCACCTGAAGGTGCGGCCATGGTGGCGACGGTGCAGCGGCTGGTGATTGGGCGGACGCAGGTCGGCTGCAAGGAAGAGCCGCGGCCACGCATACGGCCGGCCAAAACCAGACGCGAGATGTGAACTTGAAGCGTAACACGAGAAGATTCCCTTCTGAATCTCACGATGAAGGAAGCTTCTCTGCTCCACGCGGAATCGGTGTGCAACGGGATCCCGGACCGGGCGATTGGGGACGAGGGCTTGCCGGATCATCCCCGGAGCATCGTCAGGCGCAATTATCCAGCGAATGACGAAAACAGCCCGGATAACGGCCGCGGTGCCGGGGACCAACGAGGATGGGCAGACAACTGCCCGGGCGTGCTGCAGCGGCGCAGCCAACGCTGAGCCTAAGCGCTCAGACGGTCTACTATAGCAGGTGTGTTAACTAAGTTGCAAGTGGGCAGCCGGTTATTTCAGAGGTAATCTGCACTTCCGGCAGTGGCAGTACCAACGTGAACCATGCGCCATCTTCCGAGTGTGCACAGATGTTGAGCCGGCCGCCGATGAGGCTCAGAAACCGTTGCGCCAGCGGGATGCCGGCCAGCCACGCTTCGTAGCCCTGATCCACCACGCTGTCGACCGTGTTCACCTGAATCTCGAGGAGGCGAACGATTTCGGGCGGCAAATGCAGGCCCGTGCACTGGAGGTCGACGACCACTCCACGCTCGCGGATCGTGGTGGTTATGCGAATCGTGGAACCCGGTTCGGCAGTACGGACCGCAAGCAGAATCAGCTGATGGAGGCTGTGCCGAAGCAGGCTCTCGTCGCAGTTGACCACCGGCGACCCACCTGGCGAGCTCAACTCAAGGCGCACCGCCCTGCGCTCCGCCCTTGGCGCCAGCGTGCTGCACAGGTGCTGCAGAAGCGTGTCGAGGGCAACAGCCTGCGGATGCATTCTTAACGTGCCTGCGCGATACTGGAGCGTCACCAGCAGGTTGTTGGCCGCCTCTAGCAGGTTTTGAGCCGAGTTCTCAATATTGGAGACAGCTGCAGCCTGCGACGCGTTGAGCGGCTCGTATTCGCCATCCGACAGCAGCTCGGCAAAGCCGATGATGGCTGTCAGCGGCGTTCGCAAGTCGTGCGATGCGGAAGCGAGAAACCGTTCAATGCACTGCTCCAGCGCCATGGACTCCTGGCTTCGCTGGTGCAAATCCGCTTCGACGGCGCGAAGTCGGCTGTTTGCCGCGGTGGCAGCCAGGCTCTTGAAGCGCCGCGCACATCTCTTGCCGTCCTTCCCGGTAAGGTCGGCGGGATCCAAAGCTGTGACACTCGCCTCCTCCAAAAGCTCGATCAAGGCTCGCACATCGGTCCATGGAAGCTTTAGGGCGGCCCAGGTCGATGCGGGCTCGGCGAACTCATCCACATGTTCCCCATTCGGCTCGGCGTGGTTCCAACGGAGCATCTGCTCAAGGGTCATCTCAGCACACGCGGAGATTTCACCGTTGCGGCAGAGCAACTCGGGGTCGATGTGGCGCAACCGCCGGCGGGCTGCGGCTCTCCACGCCAACAGAATCGCGCTGCGCAGCGGTTCCGAAGCGCAGTGGCAACCCGTCTCTCGTTTCACGATGGCCCCTTGTGCGATCGATCAGTGGCCGGCCGCGGGCGCCTTGGGCAGCTTCGATATCACGTCCTTGGTCAGGTCGTTGGATGAATAGACCATGGAACTGGAATCGAACACCTGGTCGATGCCTTTTCGACGCGCCTCCTGCGCAACGAGTTCCCTCAAAGTCACAAGCTGGCTCCGCCGCTTGTCGTCCAGGGCTGCTGTACCCTGGGTCTGCAGCTCATCCTGAAGGTGGGGCATCTGCTCCTGGAGCAGGCGCGCGTTTTGCAGCATGGTGTTCATGCGGGCGGCTTCTTGCGGTGTGAGGGGTGGTGTCTTGCGCGTTTGCAGTGTGTTGAGGTCCGACGCATCCTGCTGCGCGGTCTTTTCAAATGCCGCCTTCTGGGCCTGCTGCGCCGGAGTCAGCGTATCGAGGCCGACCAGCTTGGCATACTGCGTCATCTGGTCGGGATCGAGATACTGGGCTGCCTGCAGAGCGGCGATCTTCTTGTCGGCGGCATCCTGCAGCTGTTGGGCAACGGCATCCAGCTCATTCGGCGCCGCGGAGGCACGATAGATAGCGTTCATATCTACCATGCCTATGGATAGGCCGGACCCCGGCGGCGGAGCTGCCGGCCTCTGTGTTGCTGAGCGCAGCGCAAACGCGCCGAGCGCAGCGGCCATGGCGACGACGAAGAGTGACTGTGGGTTCCAACGGAATCTGAACATTCGAACCTCCTGAAAATGAGGCGCGAGCTTGCGCCGACCGCCGGCCCGGATGCGGGCGAGCGCGGCCGCTGTTACCTCGGGATGATTTCAACGCACCGGCCCACCACGCGGAGCCGACCTTCGGCGAAGAGGCGAACCGCGTGAATCACGGCCCTGTGCTCTTCCGGCAGTAGCCGCGCTCCCAGCGTTTCGGGCGTGTCACCCGTGTGTACGGGAACCGCGCGCTGTACAATTACCGGCCCGGTGTCGTACTCCTCATCCACAAAGTGGACGGTACAGCCGGTTACCTTCATTCCGCTCTCCAGCACGGCCTGGTGCACACGCAGGCCGTACATTCCCTGCCCACCGAAAAGGGGCAGCAGTGCAGCGTGAACGTTCATGATTTTGACAGGAAACTCGTGGACAAGTTGCGCGGGCAGGCGCAGCATGTAGCCGGCCAGGCAAATCAGGTCGATATCGGCTGCGCGCATCCGGCTGATGATGGCTGAAGCGTAGGCTTCCGGGCCATCCGCGGCCAGCCGGGTCGGCGAAAGCACGGCAACCGGCACACCGGACTCGCTGGCAATTCTGACGGCCGGCGCCGACCTGCGCGTGGCCACCAACAGCGACACGCGAGCCGGAAAGGAGGGCGATTCCGCAGCGTGGAGAAGCGCCTGAAGCGTGGATCCCCGGCTCTCGGCCGAGCACATGACCGCAACGTTCAGACGGCGAGCACGCCCGGGATACTCGGGCTCGCCAGTCAGACGCTGAGACACCTAGTGGGAAAAGAGACCGGACAGCGCGCCGGTGCAGCTTGTTTGCGGAGACATTGCGCACACTATACCATCCACGTTCATCGTGGCGCCTGCGCGCTGAAGGAGGATTGAAGAGGCTCGGCGGCGAAGATACCGACGTTGACTTTGGCCGACCGGAACGGACGGCATGGGTTTGCTGGGTCAGGGGTCATGGATGGATCCGTTACGGACCGTTATCGCTGAAGACGAGGCGTTGACGCGCGAAATACTGCGCGCACACCTGAAGCGGCTTGGCCACACCGTTGCGGCTGAGGCCGGCGACGGCGTCGAGGCCGTGGAGGCCGTGCGCCGCACGCGGCCGGACGTTGTATTGATGGATATTCGTATGCCCACGATGGACGGCATCGAAGCGGCGCACCGGATCGTGGCCGAAACACCGTGCGCGATCGTATTCCTCACCTCCTTTTCGCAGGACGAACTGGTGGAAGAAGCCTGCAGCGCCGGCGCGGTTGGATACGTGATGAAGCCGATCCGTAAGGAAGATTTGGGGCCGGCCATTGAGGTTGCTGTTCGCAGGTTCCGCGAGCTGCGCGCTCAGGGCGTTCTGATTGTTGAGCTTCAGGAGAAGCTGGAGTCGCGAAAGGTGGTCGAGCGGGCCAAAGGTATCCTGATGTCACGGCACCATATGAGCGAGGAAGAGGCGTTCCGGCGGATCCACTTCCAGGCCCGCAACCAGAACCGCAAGATGCGCGACATCGCCCAGAGCATTATCACAGCCGCGGAATTCATGTAGGCTTTGCCGATTGCAGCTCCGCATCTGGTGCTTGCCAGCGGCTCGCCGCGACGCCGCGACCTCATTCAGCTGCTGGGCGTTCCAGTCACGGTTGAGCCAAGCCGTTACGATGAGCCGCCTGCCCCTGAGCAGCCCGTTGACGTACCGGCGTTTGTCTCCGAGTTGGCGCTCTGCAAAGCGCGTGAGACGCTGTCTCGATTTCCCCGCGACCTGGTTATAGGCGCCGATACGGAAGTGACTCTGGACGAGGGCGGAATCGGCCGTCTCTTCGGCAAGCCCCGTGACGCAGCGGATGCCGCGAAGATGCTGCGACAACTGGCCGGCAACACTCACTTTGTATGGACCGGAATCGCTGTGGTATCCGCAGCCGGAGAGTGGACGGCATCGGAAGTGACGGCCGTGGAGTTTGCTCCGATGCGTGAGCACGAAATACTGCGCTATGTGGCCACCGGCGAGCCGATGGACAAAGCCGGTGGATACGGCGCACAGGGTCTCGCCGCACCATGGATCAGCGGCATCCGCGGAGATTTCCACAACGTTGTCGGCCTGCCGCTGTGCCGCCTGCGCCTGCTGCTGCAGGAGGCCGGTTGGCGCCACGGTCCGTAACCGCATATCGCTGTTGACAATGCCACAGTGAGGCTGTATAATTGTGTGCGGAGCCGCCCGTGGACTAGAGCTGTTGCCGCGCGTGAACGGGTGGCATACCGGGTTCGGCAAACCATCGACCCGAGGGCATAACCAGAACACTATGAAAAAAGAAGTGAGCCCGCTACTGATCATCGTTGCACTTGTGGTGATAGCCGCGCTTTTTGGAGGCTATTACATGATGTCGAGGCGGGACGCCACGCATACCGGGCCGATCGCCAATAACACACCACACCTCACAGTGGGTGGGCGTCGCATCCCGATTCCTGCCGGTGGTACAGCCACCAGCGGCACTGAAGCCGGTGCACAAACCAGTCAGGCGAACGCCGGCAAATAACCTCACCGCTTCAAGTACCCGTTTTTCAGTCGTGCCCGCCGCTTCTGCGGCTTAGCCGTCGCAGTGCGGCGCGAAACCATTAAAAGGGAGGTGACTTAGACAAATCGGTCTCTCG
This region includes:
- a CDS encoding outer membrane beta-barrel protein, whose translation is MNGLIDLYYQVDPRNSTVPITLVGTDGVRLRQDLGGRAFDLQVNALRLNLFELNFAVSPSRRVPLGFDAKLTAGDTATVVHLTEPGGTGAWQSVQQLYVTVPFGGGSSAVNVDAGIFVTPFGNEVIESSGNDAYSRGLLFTYAIPFYHAGLRFTSTSSSHVAWVAELVNGWNDIADDNGAKSVIGQITYTFNPAWNLTVGAMDGDEGEGIYGPLVPKGKGAISTQLYELLAGWSPKGRLRLNAELDLGAGAGSDNGRHVSGSWDGVAVFGHYALGRGFALALRGEQFDDNPGVGSLAGPGGAGGLRVVNGATRLREATLTLEYARGPSGLLTRLEVRHDHANSRFFPLNANGGARDQDTVTLAEIYRF
- a CDS encoding HAMP domain-containing histidine kinase, which encodes MKRETGCHCASEPLRSAILLAWRAAARRRLRHIDPELLCRNGEISACAEMTLEQMLRWNHAEPNGEHVDEFAEPASTWAALKLPWTDVRALIELLEEASVTALDPADLTGKDGKRCARRFKSLAATAANSRLRAVEADLHQRSQESMALEQCIERFLASASHDLRTPLTAIIGFAELLSDGEYEPLNASQAAAVSNIENSAQNLLEAANNLLVTLQYRAGTLRMHPQAVALDTLLQHLCSTLAPRAERRAVRLELSSPGGSPVVNCDESLLRHSLHQLILLAVRTAEPGSTIRITTTIRERGVVVDLQCTGLHLPPEIVRLLEIQVNTVDSVVDQGYEAWLAGIPLAQRFLSLIGGRLNICAHSEDGAWFTLVLPLPEVQITSEITGCPLAT
- the purN gene encoding phosphoribosylglycinamide formyltransferase, which translates into the protein MCSAESRGSTLQALLHAAESPSFPARVSLLVATRRSAPAVRIASESGVPVAVLSPTRLAADGPEAYASAIISRMRAADIDLICLAGYMLRLPAQLVHEFPVKIMNVHAALLPLFGGQGMYGLRVHQAVLESGMKVTGCTVHFVDEEYDTGPVIVQRAVPVHTGDTPETLGARLLPEEHRAVIHAVRLFAEGRLRVVGRCVEIIPR
- a CDS encoding response regulator gives rise to the protein MDPLRTVIAEDEALTREILRAHLKRLGHTVAAEAGDGVEAVEAVRRTRPDVVLMDIRMPTMDGIEAAHRIVAETPCAIVFLTSFSQDELVEEACSAGAVGYVMKPIRKEDLGPAIEVAVRRFRELRAQGVLIVELQEKLESRKVVERAKGILMSRHHMSEEEAFRRIHFQARNQNRKMRDIAQSIITAAEFM
- the maf gene encoding septum formation protein Maf, producing MLASGSPRRRDLIQLLGVPVTVEPSRYDEPPAPEQPVDVPAFVSELALCKARETLSRFPRDLVIGADTEVTLDEGGIGRLFGKPRDAADAAKMLRQLAGNTHFVWTGIAVVSAAGEWTASEVTAVEFAPMREHEILRYVATGEPMDKAGGYGAQGLAAPWISGIRGDFHNVVGLPLCRLRLLLQEAGWRHGP